One stretch of Amycolatopsis tolypomycina DNA includes these proteins:
- the groL gene encoding chaperonin GroEL (60 kDa chaperone family; promotes refolding of misfolded polypeptides especially under stressful conditions; forms two stacked rings of heptamers to form a barrel-shaped 14mer; ends can be capped by GroES; misfolded proteins enter the barrel where they are refolded when GroES binds), whose protein sequence is MAKELRFGPDARDLLLAGVDKLAEAVKSTLGPKGRNVIIEKITGSPVVTNDGVTIAREIHLKNQFENMGAQLVKEAAIKTNDVVGDGTTTATVLAQAIVREGMRAISAGGNPVLVKRGIDHAVGLLVAHLEKQAHPVVSEQDYARVAAISANDDDAVGAVIAKALHTVGDGGVVTVEESPSIGMSVEFVEGFEFDNGYLSPYLVTDPGRLEAVLDDPYILMCAEKITKVQQLMPLLDKVMRAPRPLVVIGETVEGTALSMLVHNHMNGTFQSVAVRAPGFGDRRLHKLEDLAAIVGGAVLSRQSGFTMETMTLEHLGRAKQVRVTENRTTIVGGAGSSEAVDFRVGQLRAELERAQFGVDEDVLTERIGALTGKVAVVRVGAATPAELKELQHRVEDALSATRAAMAEGIVAGGGAALLHAEKALEGLGLDGDQAIGVEIVRRALAEPAFLIAHNAGHPAHEIVARTRELGDDEGFDALHDRYGDMIALGVVDPLRVCRSAVQNGASVAGLLLTTNSLIAEEQTPWGGSPALMTEFGPLDEGLHQPSPDASTPQSLGMGPSVG, encoded by the coding sequence ATGGCGAAGGAACTGCGGTTCGGTCCGGACGCCCGCGACCTGCTGCTGGCGGGCGTGGACAAGCTGGCCGAAGCGGTCAAGTCCACGTTGGGACCCAAGGGCCGCAACGTGATCATCGAGAAGATCACCGGCTCGCCGGTGGTCACCAACGACGGCGTCACCATCGCCCGCGAGATCCACCTGAAGAACCAGTTCGAGAACATGGGCGCGCAGCTGGTCAAGGAAGCGGCGATCAAGACCAACGACGTCGTCGGCGACGGCACCACCACGGCCACCGTGCTCGCCCAGGCGATCGTCCGCGAAGGCATGCGGGCGATCTCGGCCGGCGGCAACCCGGTGCTCGTCAAGCGCGGCATCGACCACGCCGTCGGGCTGCTGGTGGCCCACCTGGAGAAGCAGGCGCACCCGGTGGTGTCCGAACAGGACTACGCGCGGGTGGCGGCGATCTCGGCCAACGACGACGACGCCGTCGGCGCGGTCATCGCCAAGGCCCTGCACACCGTCGGCGACGGCGGCGTGGTGACGGTCGAGGAGTCGCCGTCGATCGGGATGAGCGTCGAGTTCGTCGAAGGGTTCGAGTTCGACAACGGCTACCTTTCGCCGTACCTGGTCACCGACCCGGGCCGGCTGGAAGCGGTGCTCGACGACCCGTACATCCTGATGTGCGCGGAGAAGATCACCAAGGTGCAGCAGCTGATGCCCCTGCTGGACAAGGTGATGCGGGCGCCGAGGCCGTTGGTGGTGATCGGCGAGACGGTCGAGGGCACGGCGCTGTCCATGCTGGTGCACAACCACATGAACGGCACGTTCCAGTCGGTGGCCGTCCGCGCACCCGGCTTCGGCGACCGGCGGCTGCACAAGCTGGAGGACCTCGCCGCGATCGTCGGCGGCGCGGTGCTCTCGCGGCAGTCCGGGTTCACGATGGAGACGATGACCCTGGAGCATCTCGGCCGGGCGAAGCAGGTCCGGGTCACCGAGAACCGCACCACGATCGTCGGCGGCGCCGGGTCGTCCGAGGCGGTCGATTTCCGGGTCGGGCAGCTGCGGGCGGAACTGGAACGCGCGCAGTTCGGCGTCGACGAGGACGTGCTGACCGAACGGATCGGTGCCCTGACCGGCAAGGTCGCGGTGGTGCGGGTCGGCGCGGCCACCCCGGCCGAGCTGAAGGAGCTGCAGCACCGCGTCGAGGACGCCTTGTCGGCGACCCGGGCGGCGATGGCCGAGGGCATCGTGGCCGGCGGGGGAGCGGCGCTCCTGCACGCCGAAAAGGCTCTCGAAGGCCTCGGCTTGGACGGTGACCAGGCGATCGGCGTCGAGATCGTCCGGCGGGCCCTGGCCGAACCGGCGTTCCTCATCGCGCACAACGCGGGCCACCCGGCGCACGAGATCGTCGCCCGGACCCGCGAGCTGGGCGACGACGAGGGGTTCGACGCCCTGCACGACCGCTACGGCGACATGATCGCGCTCGGCGTGGTCGACCCGCTGCGGGTGTGCCGGTCGGCGGTGCAGAACGGCGCGTCGGTGGCCGGCCTGCTGCTCACGACGAACTCGCTGATCGCCGAGGAACAGACGCCGTGGGGCGGCAGCCCGGCCCTGATGACCGAGTTCGGCCCCCTGGACGAGGGCCTGCACCAGCCGTCGCCCGACGCCAGCACACCGCAGTCCCTCGGGATGGGCCCCTCCGTCGGCTGA
- a CDS encoding NAD(P)-dependent alcohol dehydrogenase produces MKAVRLQKYHQHPVIEDVPEPRATGPFDVVVKIGGAGVCRTDLHIIEEQWAEKSGVELPYTIGHENAGWVHEVGPAVTNVEVGDTVILHPTPTCGLCHACRAGDDMHCPNGSFPGISSDGGMAEYLLTSARACIKLDPSTSPSDVAALADAGITAYHAVRKAVPQLYPGTTCVVNGAGGLGHIGIQSLRALTAARVIVVDRNADALELASTLGADFTVLADGKQVEAVLDLTGGHGAEVVLDFVAEQGAQQDAFAMTRRAGSHFVIGYGSNIEIPTIDIISTERNVIGNLVGTYNDLAELMVLAQAGKVTLHTKKYPLDAALDALADLDAGRVRGRAILTP; encoded by the coding sequence ATGAAGGCCGTGCGGCTGCAGAAGTACCACCAGCACCCGGTGATCGAAGACGTCCCGGAGCCGCGCGCCACCGGGCCCTTCGACGTCGTGGTCAAGATCGGCGGCGCCGGCGTCTGCCGCACCGACCTGCACATCATCGAGGAGCAGTGGGCCGAGAAGTCCGGTGTCGAACTGCCGTACACGATCGGCCACGAGAACGCGGGCTGGGTGCACGAGGTCGGCCCGGCAGTGACGAACGTCGAGGTCGGCGACACGGTCATCCTGCACCCGACGCCGACGTGCGGGCTGTGCCACGCCTGCCGCGCGGGCGACGACATGCATTGCCCGAACGGGAGCTTCCCCGGCATCAGCAGCGACGGCGGGATGGCGGAGTACCTGCTGACGTCGGCGCGGGCGTGCATCAAGCTCGATCCCTCGACGTCGCCGTCCGACGTGGCGGCGTTGGCCGACGCCGGGATCACCGCCTATCACGCGGTGCGCAAGGCCGTCCCGCAGCTGTACCCGGGCACCACCTGCGTCGTCAACGGCGCCGGCGGGCTCGGGCACATCGGCATCCAGTCCCTGCGCGCGCTGACGGCGGCCCGGGTGATCGTGGTCGACCGCAACGCCGACGCTCTGGAGCTGGCGTCGACCCTGGGCGCCGATTTCACAGTCTTGGCCGACGGCAAGCAGGTCGAAGCCGTGCTCGACCTGACCGGCGGCCATGGCGCCGAGGTCGTCCTCGACTTCGTCGCCGAGCAGGGCGCCCAGCAGGACGCCTTCGCGATGACCCGGCGCGCCGGGTCGCACTTCGTCATCGGCTACGGCTCGAACATCGAGATCCCGACGATCGACATCATCTCCACCGAACGCAACGTCATCGGCAACCTCGTCGGCACCTACAACGACCTGGCCGAGCTGATGGTGCTCGCCCAGGCCGGGAAGGTCACCCTGCACACGAAGAAGTACCCCCTGGACGCGGCGCTCGACGCGCTGGCCGACCTCGACGCCGGACGCGTGCGCGGCCGGGCCATCCTCACCCCCTAG
- a CDS encoding iron-sulfur cluster assembly protein, with product MTAVVTGARAAVWAALGTVRDPELDEPLTDLGFVARCEVSDAGHAVVRLRLPTYFCAPNFAFLMVADAYDAVAGVPGLTGLDIRLDDHFASDVINRGVAARQGFVASFDGEAVDELDTLRYDFVRKAVLAGTDRVCRSLGRDPASLTLGDVPPSPDLDRLRARRRELGLPAEDGDPLLLDPATGTTPVDAKRHLAFARLTRTSMEANSGVCRGMLRVRYSLDAEEEGTG from the coding sequence ATGACCGCCGTGGTGACCGGGGCCCGCGCCGCCGTGTGGGCGGCGCTGGGCACCGTCCGGGATCCCGAACTGGACGAACCCCTCACCGACCTCGGGTTCGTGGCCCGCTGCGAGGTGAGCGACGCGGGCCACGCCGTCGTCCGGCTGCGGCTGCCGACGTACTTCTGCGCGCCGAACTTCGCGTTCCTGATGGTCGCGGACGCCTACGACGCCGTGGCCGGGGTGCCGGGCCTGACCGGGCTCGACATCCGGCTCGACGACCACTTCGCGTCCGACGTCATCAACCGCGGGGTCGCGGCGCGGCAGGGGTTCGTGGCGTCGTTCGACGGCGAGGCCGTCGACGAGCTGGACACGCTGCGGTACGACTTCGTCCGCAAGGCCGTGCTGGCCGGCACCGACCGCGTCTGCCGGTCCCTGGGCCGGGACCCGGCGTCCCTGACGCTGGGTGACGTCCCGCCGAGTCCGGACCTCGACCGGCTGCGGGCCCGCCGCCGCGAGCTCGGCCTGCCTGCCGAGGACGGCGACCCGCTGCTGCTCGACCCGGCCACCGGGACGACACCGGTCGACGCGAAGCGGCACCTCGCCTTCGCGCGGCTGACCCGCACGAGCATGGAGGCCAATTCGGGCGTCTGCCGCGGCATGTTGCGCGTGCGGTACTCGCTCGACGCAGAAGAGGAGGGCACGGGATGA
- the mimD gene encoding propane 2-monooxygenase effector subunit MimD, whose protein sequence is MTVFKTAESPFKADNTASNMCGFTLMNNQVGAIIAEVMGTKDNVTITPLPSMIRVDAVGRMEVVYAEVDEAAGEEEGWFTAAEFEESMSTHYGRMIHEDDRTIMFANPEDAAEYLDFDLKPIK, encoded by the coding sequence GTGACTGTCTTCAAGACCGCGGAAAGCCCGTTCAAGGCCGACAACACCGCGTCCAACATGTGCGGCTTCACCCTGATGAACAACCAGGTGGGCGCGATCATCGCGGAAGTGATGGGAACGAAGGACAACGTCACCATCACGCCGCTGCCCTCGATGATCCGGGTCGACGCCGTCGGCCGGATGGAGGTCGTCTACGCCGAGGTCGACGAGGCCGCCGGCGAGGAAGAGGGCTGGTTCACCGCGGCCGAGTTCGAGGAGAGCATGTCCACCCACTACGGGCGGATGATCCACGAGGACGACCGCACGATCATGTTCGCCAACCCCGAAGACGCGGCGGAATACCTCGACTTCGACCTCAAGCCGATCAAGTAA